The window CAGTTTACTCCTCCCACCCTTTCTTTGCTAAAAGTTAACGAAACCGTTACAGGATTAACAAAGTAGCAGATGAACTGCTCAGGAACAATCTCAGTGTGTTGGCTCTCGGGAGAGGGGAGGAAACAGCTCGGGAAAAGAGGCTGCTCCTGAACCACGGTGGCGCCCCAACCGAGGCTGGCAAAGGCGCCTTTAATGACGCTAATTGCTTCCGTAGTAAGCAGGCGTCGCGGGGCGGGACGCAGGGCGCATGCGCAGAGGGGCGGGCCCCAATTTATTCTCAAAGGCGGCAggttgtagtttttgttttggcTGGAGAGGCTTCCTTCGGGTTGTTATCGGTGAGCGAGACAAAGGAGTGCGATTCTCGGAGGTGGCCGAAACAATAGATTCCCCCGTTTCCATTAGAGACGTGGAGGTGGAGGACCTTCTCAGCGGTAGGGGCTCGGAGCTTAGGAGGAAGGAGGTGCAGGGCCAGTCCTGTCCCACCTTGTACCCATTGGTGTTAGGGATGCTGGGCTGCACAGACGAGCACCCCCGCGTCTGAGAGCTTCCTCCTCTCTTCttcttttccccttttcctcTCCCTACACCCTTTCCCCAACCCCTACCCAGCCAACTTGCCCATATGTGAACGGGAAACTAAAAGGTTTGAGAACTTCGAACTAAGAAGTGGCTTCCTTGACATCGACATGGCACGACAGCAAATGGAACTAGACCTGGAGATGCTCCCTAGTTCAACTACCACAGACTGCAACATCCTGAGAAGATCCAGCAGTGCACCTTTGATCAGTGGTCTTGGGTGAGCAGGGTTGAGAtactgagggagggaagggagtagGAGGGGAAGGGCTGGGAAGCGTTGGAGAAAGTGACTTCCAATAGCATTCCCATCCCAGTTCCCACCcttgggggggggtggtgggagaTAGAGCGCACACTCACCCTGGGGTTGACACGCATCTAAATCTGAACTTCCTCTTCTGACTGTCCACCTGGACCGAAAAACAGCTACCAAGTAGTGTGGAACACGACGTTTTCGAACTTCATCCCATCTTTTACCCACGCCCCTTTGAAGTAACTGAGGCGCCCCTCCCCTTCCAGATCTGtgatgactaattttttttttcattctgtcagCTGCTTTGTCACCTCCGACCTTCACGGCCAGCGCACTAGGGGTAGAAATTGTTGTCAGGCAAATAAGTTTGAcctcttttttttattcctagtttTTATTTCAAAACAGTTCAGGTACCACAGAAACTTGATCTAAATTATGCATTCTCAATGGGGGCGAAAACTGGTCTTGTGGGGGGGGCAAAAAAATCTTACTCTTTTTGTGTATGAAGCATAGATATACATAAAGAGATATTACGTATATGTGTGGTATTAAAATTTTATGGTGGGTGGGTgattagggagaaaaaaaagtctaaaaagaCTCCTTAGAGGGCCAGTAaggacaacaacagcaaaaagatttaGAAACACTGCCCTAAATGATGATTAACTGTATTTCCCGCACATATCCAAAGGTCTGGTGTGACTAAAGCTTTAAAGTGAAGTCTTGGATTCCACATCCCAGCATGATAAggttttctggaaaccctggtggcgtagtggttaagtgctacggctgctaaccaaaagctcaccAGTTTGAATCCGGCAGGTTTTCTAgatactgtaaaaatgtctacaaATGTATGCATTCACTGCATATGTTCCTCAGCTCTTGCTGCCATCATACCACTTGATAGTTGTGATTTACATCATAGACTATTAGAAGGGAACTAAGAGACCAGAtctaccttccttttttttttaacatatgaggaaactgaggcccaaataTATCTCCAAAGTGACGTATTTAGTGCTAAAGCCAATGCCGTGTTTCCTGACTCCTAAACTAGTTTCATCTACTATACTAATCAACATCTAAACTGATTAACTCTAAACAAGTCCAGTTTCCCGGTCATCTGTGGTAGAGGAGAATATATTGTCACAAAGTGAAAAATAAACTAAGATTGACCCCAAAATAATGTATTACCTTATTTACATAGGCAGATAGAAAAATGGCGGGGGGGTGGGCTCTGCACGTTGTGCTGAGAACAGCATTTTATAAACTCAGAATTTTGTAAATAAATGAATTGCTATGGGACCCACTCTGTTAGTGGAAGAAAGCAGTTGGGGAGAATGTTGGTTTTATTGGAAGGCTTTATGAAAAGAAGAAACAGGTTGCAAATAGATGGAGGGCGTATTCTTGATGGAAAATGTGGATCTGTTTAATATATTAAACATTACCATTGGGGGGAACCCCCCTTCCCTAATCCCCAGAGTCCTGGGAGCAAAGGGAGTGATCTCTTAATCCATTCATAACTTGCTTCATTCTGCAAAGGATTTCTGTTAATCCGTTCATGACTAGCTTTGTTCTGCAAAGGATTTGATGTTTTTATCATATACATTAGAGCATAGTTAACAGTGTTAAATCTGTAGCTTAAGATCCCTGATGCATGAAGTAAAATTTGTACGGaaagggatggggtgggggggaggtaaTAGCATATTTatctattgttattgttaggtactgtccagtcagttctaactcatagagacagaatgaaacgctgcctggtcctgtgctatctttgCAATtgatgtttgagccctttgttgcagccactgtgtcagtccatctcattgggaaTCTTACTGTTTTTgatgaccctcaactttaccaagcattatgtccttctccagggactggaccctcttgatatcatgtccaaagtatgccagcctctcttctaaggagtgttctggctgtatttcttccaagacaagtttattcattcttttggcagtctgtggtatattcagtattctttgccaacaccataattctaaggcttcagctcttccttattcattgtccagctttcgcatgtatatgaggcaattgaaaataccacggcttgggtcaggcacaccttagtcctcaaagtgacgtctttgctttttaacactttaaagaggtcttttgcagcagatttgcccaatgcaatacattgttcgatttcttggctactgcttccatgggcattgattgtagatccaaggaaagtgaaatccttgacatcgtcaatattttccctgtttatcatgatgttgcctgttggtccagttgtgaggatttttgtttttgtttatctaGTAAgagttaaggaaaccctggtggcatagtggttaagagctacagctgctaaccaaaaggtcggcagtttgaatccaccagatgctccttggaaaccctatggggcagttctgctctgtcctctagggtcactatgagtcagaattgactcgacagcaatgggtggtttttgttttgttttgtttctttgtttgtttttagtaggAGTTATAGAAACCGCAGTGGATCAAGTCCAGGAACTCTTGTCCATCAAAAAGAAGTAACATAGGAATGATATACAGCGTGCCTTGAGAGCATATTTTGTGCTGTGGTAGCACAGGTTGGGGTCAGGCTAGGATACACTGAGCCTTAGTTGAATTCATTTTTACCTCATTTCTTTTCAGTTGCATATGTCTGATGCTGATTTTTCTCACTTTCCCTTATGTGGACCTCTAATACTTGTTGCCCCACCTCCTTTGGAACTACACCTGGCAGTAAAGCATTCTATTCACAGcttgttaaatatttttacacCTCTTTCAAGTAATTTTCCAATTTTGCTTGATGCTTTCTGTACATAAAGACCCTCTCTTGCACAAGCATTTTGCAGGATTTATTTCTTAAATGTCAACTCTTTAATACAAGCATTACTGTTTTTAAGAAGTTCCTGCACTGTTTTTGTGAACATCTCATGTTAAACAAAAATATCGGCGTCAAATTTTTGAACTTCTTGGTTCTTTATaatctttctccctcccattgGCTGGCATTATTACTGGTGTCGACAACAGTATATTTAAAGGTagcagttttctttctctgatccTTATTAAGTTCTTGGATTTCTGCCAACGGCTCCCCTCTTTAACAAGCTCTAGCCTGACCCTGCGTTTAAACTGTTACTGTCTCAGTTTTTTGAAAGGCAAACTACAAATCGCtggccaaatccagcctgctgcctggttTTATAAGTAAAGGTTTATTGGAAcataaaaaaaccagttgctgtcaagtcaaccccaactcatggtgaccccatgtgtgtcagagtagaactgtactctatatggttttcagtggctgattttttgaaggtagcttgccaggctttcttctgaggcccttctggctgggcttgaaccaccaaccttttggttagcagcaagcacattaaccatttgaacTACTCAGAGACTTActattggaacatagccatgcttatttgtttattcactgTTGCCTATGGCTGTTTTTCTACGACAATAACAGAATATGGCacaatggattgcttttatatggcctttcttaccatcgtcttgtaactcccaccaaataattgggtgggactatgcaaataaggtgcttgagGCCGACCAagaggattggacagcttgctaataatgcaaatgaaGTTCGTGGCATGATTGTGGGGGTGTGACCATGCAAgtaacaaggggattggttagttttgccattttgctgggcttaaaagagagccaatcccagagcagagaggggacctcactaccaccaagaagaaatgtgagtggagcatgtcctttggacccagggtcccggTGCTGAGATCCTCCTAGatacaggagacagagagagaactgtaacgTTGGAGACAGCACAAggcagcaagaagcagcagcagagaaatggtgtcAGCGGAACAACGAGACTGGtgtgagatggtgcagtgggcttccggGCCTACAGAGTGAGGCAGTTACAGtgggtttgccaacccctggagCAAGAGGGCTGAGAGCCTCTGGGTTGAGGCTTtctggcagagtggagtgcctccaggcacttgtttgcagagctaggcttgccaacccacagagtaaGAGAGCTGAGCTCCTTCAGGCAGGAGACTTCCTGGCAGAATGGGGTGCCCCTGAGCACTTAGTGGCAgagctaaagaactttgtaacacttgcccaagcagggcagaggctggatgAAGAGCTGAGatgccaagggccagagagaggccgatgggccagagagaggcctagGGCCAAAGAGAGGCCAGcttgtgggcacagctgagaagaggctgtcctcattgaagaactgtatcctgagtcattcctgatcctgaactgtaacctgttacttccctaataaaccccataactgttgagtatggtctttgagttctgtgtggccattgcaacaaattattgaatccagcagagaagtagagagtgccatgggagggacggctggcaTAAgagttggtaaaaaggttggagagaggaggtgtgtctgacctctgcttcacaggaatcagccttggcctGTTGATGCTAATAATGATTCCCTCTCCCCCTCCTGATGTTAGACGAGGTCAGACGACCCCCAaggccatgccatttttatagtccatgccatttttatagccacaaagcctaaaatgtttactatTTGCCCCTTTGCAGTAAATGTTTGCCAACTATTTGGTTTATTGAACTCTTACAAACCTGGAGAAATAGTGGCCATGAAAAAGATTGCTTTGGGAATATAACTGACATAAATCTATTGTAGTTTAAACAGCAAtattaaccttcactgtttccaATTTGGAAGTAGTACTTAACTCAGTTCTAGATATCACCCAGGGTTTTATGAATTCAAGTTGAATGACTCATACCAGTTGAAGCATAACCTGCCTCAATTTGTTTTTTCAATTGAAGTCTTATTAAGTAAAATTGGCAGAAAAAAATTTAGAGAATTGTCGGCACTGAGAATTACCTCctccccaacccccccccccaaaaagtagAAATATGTAACTTACTAGTGTTCCTCCTTTGCACTCAAGTAGTAAcgtaaaggttggtgatttgaacctacctagcagtgtcacggaagaaagtcctggcaatttgcttctggtaaagatcacagccaagaaaatcttatagagcagttctaccctataatatacggggtcaccatgagtcggaatcgactcgacagcaacgggtttggttttttgattttaatGTCCCTCCAACTTCCTTATAAATGACTGCTGGAATATATCCCTGTTATCATATGGAAAATGACTGGGAAAGAAAGTAGACATTAGACCCATACATATATCCTCTCATTCATAAAATATTGAATTGAGGCCTGTTATATGCAAACTACCATGATGCAAAGATGTATAGCAAGGCTCAATAAGCGTTTAATTTAGTAAGGAAGTCAGATACTCAAAGGACTTAAAGGTAAAGAAAGTGTTAGACGAAGTCAAAGAAGGGAGTGAAATTCCAGTAGGATTGGTGAGGGATAAGGGGAAGGTTTATGGAGATGGTGGCATTTGAAATGGGCCTTAAATGATCGATAGGACGCAGACTGGAAGAGGGAAATAGATGGCTGGTACAGCATTTCCAGTGTATGGAGCAGGCGTGGAGGCAGGAAAGCGTCGGTGTATTCCAGAGAGCTGAACGGTTGACTTTGCcaggaccaccaaaaccaaatgTTAATTAGCTGACCAGTGCTGATCCCAGGTAAAGTCTTCACCAATCCTTGATTTTTCAAAAAGTTAAGTACAGCATACTTCAATAATGTTGCTATGGAGTTGCCAATTGTCTTTTCCTGAGCAGGGCTGCAGTTTACCATGAGACTGGTAgtcctatcttttttttctttaatacccAAATACCATTTTATAATTGAAACAATGGTGTTAGTagatagtagttttttttttaatgaccttactTGGCAGAAGAAAAAAGGTAGCAACCATATGTTTGTCCTcaaatttttgttttgaaattatcCTAGTCTATGAAATCCCAAAGTGAAGCCAAATTGTGGAGAGCTCTGAATGCCGTAGTAAAGCATGTGGCTGAATTTAGCAGGCCATGGAGAGAGTCATTGAGAGTTCTGAGTTGGAAAGCAAGCTGTTTTTAGGAAGGTGACCTAGGGAAGTACAGAGGTGAGGAGGCCAATTAAACCATTGCAGAGTCTGTAGAAAAGTTTTTGAAAGTTTTTGGTAAGGATCCCGAAAAGAAAAATATGGATATAAGGGAGATTACAGACGTAaaaaaggttcctgggtggtgcaaatggtttgtgctcgactactaaccaaaaaattgacggttcaaacccacccagcaactccaaagaagaaaagcctagtgatctgcttccataaagattatagccaagaaaaccccatggagcagttgtactctgacacacatggagtctccatgagtcagaatcaactcaacgccaATGGGTAATAtagagaaaacccaaaagacctgGCACCTGAttggacatgttgttgttggtaggtgccatcgagttgcttccgactcacaacaaccctataagacagagtagaactgccccatagggtttccaaggagcagctggtaaatttgaactgccaaccttttggttagcagccgagtgcttaaccactgtgacaccagggctcctgtcgaCCTCTGCTGTTGGTGAATTCTCTTGTTCATGTGAAAATTTGGGAGTTGAGAGGGAATTGGTGCTTGCGCATTGTAACTCTGAGCATAAATTTAAGTGTTACAGGTTTATACTGAAAAATAATGTATTTCTAAGGTCATAAAggaaaaaccccattgccatggagttgattccaactcatagcaaccctataggatggagtagaactgccccttagggtttccaaggagcgcctggtagattcaaactgccgtttttgttagcagcggtagctcttaaccactacaccaccagggtttccaaggtcataATAAATTTTACTTATTCTCAGTAGCTTCATTAGAGGTGAAGTGAAATGCTTGAGAATTCCTTACCCTACGTGGAAACTTGTTTAGGCTCAGCCAACtaaggctctgtgtgtgtgtgtgtctgtgtctgtgtctgtgtctgtgtgtctgtgtgtctgtgtgtgtgtctgtgttttaaTTTCTACGTCTGCACAGCTGTCTCTATAAAGAAGCCATTTACATTAATAAACCTTATTTCTTTCAAGAAATTTTTATAAAGGATTTTATATGAcaagtgtttccttttttttttcttagtgttaATTCACAGGTGTTCCAAACTGACATGTTAAGAACTAGAAGAAACAGTACAAGCTTTATGAGCCGACCCTGTCTGGTAAGAAAATTCTTACAGTGGGCTCACAGTCCAAAACTTATGCTATTGGTCTTAACCGGTGGTTCTCAAACGTGAGCAGGCATCAGAGTCACCGGGAGGGCTTGCTAAAACACACACAGCCCGACCTCAAGCCCAGAGTTTCTGCTTCAGCAGGTGTGGGGCAGGGCCTGAGAatgtgtatttctaacaagtcctcactttgagaatcactgctgtaAACAttactgaaggaaaaataaaaacattgacTACAATTATGATTGCATTGCTGCAGCTGCCGCAGAATTTACTTTTCAGTTCCGTGTGGCTTTAACACAGATTTGTTTttatgtataagaccatctggcttcagaatttttttttaagaacattcTAACTTTGAGAGGAAAAATTGCAGACTCTTCTAAGGGTGGTTTTCAGGATTTTAGTTGCACTTTTACCTCGCATTTATCTtgatttgtaaataaaatttgtttttcatGGTGCAGTTATAATGCAATCTCTAAATTATAACTCTTTTCTGCTAATTGTCctgtaaaaatagaaaatatacttGTAGATGAGTAAGCCAAAGTGAATAAATGATTCACCATATGAATTTTTTAAGTATCATGGGATCTATAGAATTCATTTAAGTGGAATGTTATTTCTTGGAAGTGATTTTAGAAGGGAAGACAAAttcagttttggacatgttaagtttAAGGTTCTCTGGAAATATCTGAGTTGGCTGTATAAAGAGAtatttaaggaggtcttttgtagccgatttgcccaatgcaatacgtcgtttgatttcttgactgctgcttccatgggcattgattgtggatccaaataaaatgaaatccttgacaacttcaatcttttctccatttatcatgatgttgcttattggtccagttgtgaggatttttgtcttctttatgttgaggtgtaatccataccgaacgctgttgtctttgaccttcatcagtaagtgcttcaagtatttTTTGCTTCCAGTAAggaaaattgtgtcatctgcgtaatgcaggttgtaactgagtcttccttcaatattccaaatattttcttccccaCTGTGGTCGCCATgtatcagaatccactcgatggcagctaacaacaaaataaCATCAGAAAATCACCCAACTTCTGCTGATGAGCAGTTCCTGCGAACTACTTCTGACTAGGACTATCTCTTCCCCCTAAATTACCCCTTTGCTTTACTTCCTAAGATCTGAGGTTAGCACACCTGTTCCCCACTCTCTCCAGGGGCACCTCCACTGATTTTGGTGCAGTGCACTATTCCCCCATCTCTTTCCTGTTCCAAAGGAAGCAGGAGAAATGTTTCGTCTTCCTATCAGAACAATTAATTGGCCTGTTTTAATTTTacggctgttgttgttagttgttgtcgaatcaattccagtttatggcaaccccatgtgtgcagggtagaactgctccatagggttttcttggctgtaatattacacagtgccgctgggtgggttcaaactgccaacctttcagctagtaatcaagCACCTAAACACCTCACcatccaaccaaaaccaaaccagttgccatgaagtcgattttgacttacacgaccctagaggacagagtagaactgccccatagggtttccaaggagctgctggtagattcaaactcctgaccttttggttaacagccaaatgcttaaccactgcgccaccagggctccattttgccaTCCAGGGGCTCCTAATTTTATGGCTACTGATCATTGTCTGATTAAGTTTTGCTTTTCACATTGGCAACTAGAACACCTAAATCCAGCTTATGGGCCATGGAGGGGCAAGTGGTTAATGCATTCCTGGCCCTGCTTTATGTCCTGTCATTCTAGTTTACATTCAATTGATGTTAAATATTATTGTAAGCCACCTTAAATCATTTCTGGAACTAGGCAAAGACATTCATAAACATAGTATACAACCCTTTGTCAGAATTTTCTATGTGTTTTATCGCAAGATAGGGCAGTAGAAAATGAGTTAACAAGAGCAAATCTAGGAAAGttcaaaattactttttaaaagtgtAATCTCTTTACAGCATTACTTTTCTGTGGCCTGTCTTTTACATGGAACTAAGCttcatcttggagccctggtgtcgcagtggttaagacctcggctgctaaccaaaaggtcggcagtttgaatccaccagccactccttggacaccctatggggcagttctactctgtcctatagggtcgctgtgagtcggaattgactccatggcaatggtttttttttttttttttgagagggggGAGTGTTAAGTTTCGTCTTTCTATCTTAATTCCTTCACTGGAGATAACTCTTGGGAATAAGATTCACCCAGCAACCCCTACCCCCTGCATACTTTTTCTTCCCTTGGTGCTGATTCTCTTGCTTCCTCCTAAGCTTTTTTTCCTCCTAGAGTATGGAAGAAAGACACAATGGGAAATTTACACAAAAGACACCAGGGAGATTTATTTACATCTCAGGAAACTATTTCAATCTTAATACTTTGCTTCATGTAGAAAAATTATCTAAGGTAATTCCGTTGCAACCACCTGTAGTACTTAACCTTTGGGAGAATTCttttcctgcagccttgttttcaCCACTTAAATTTTCGTGTTATTACTAAAAGAGTCATCCAAGTTCAATATTTGATCCACATTTTATCTAATTTAAAAAACTTTCCCATGGCTTATGATTCTGTGGCTCAAGTTCAAGTCCTACTTACTCCCGGACATTTAACATTATATCCCTGTTGATGTCATCAGTTTCAGTCCGGCAAATCTCTTGATTTCCTGGAGAAAGTTTTCCAATAGGAAATTCTAAGCCTTTGCCTGAAACTAAAGCGATTCCTTCCCATCCCTTAGGTATCAATTAAAAATAATCTCTTCCAGGAAGTCTTTCATAATTAATTCAGAACAGCTCGCCACACCATGCAATTCTCTCCCTCTGTTTTTTctaacatgtcattataacacagCTAAAGTACCATCATTTTTGTATATAGAGATGTAtttattatatgtgtatatatttagaTTCAAGTTAGCATGTCTTTTCAATTAGATTATAAACCATATGTTTCACATTATGTACTGTGAATTTTCTGGGTATTTGAATGATGAACATATGAATTTCAGTAGCATTAATTCAACTTATTCAAATTGTGCTTGTTCAaagatgtatgtgtgtatatatatttggttctttttttcttttttaagaaaaccAAAGTTTTTCAGATTTGGTGTGTGTCACTGCACAACCACTCCTCAATGAGCTAATAAAGGGGAGCGGCAAGGAAGAACAGTCAAAACTGTATATAAATTCCAATATGTTCTGTTTGCTTAGGAATGTTTTTTTACAGTATGCCTTAAGaactgaaatacaaaaaaaatttttttaattgtactttggatgaaggtttacggaagaaactagtttctcatcaaacagtacacacattgttctatgacgttggttaacagctccacgacatgtcagcactctcccttctcgaccttgggttccctattgccagctttcctgtcccctcctgccttctagtccttgcccctgggctggtgtgcccctttagtctcattttgttttatgggcctgtccaatctttggctgaagggtgaacctcaggagtgacttcagtatgcaggtaaaagggtgtctgagggccatactctcggggtttctccagtctctgtcagaccagtaagtctggtctttttttgtgagttagaattttgttctacatt is drawn from Loxodonta africana isolate mLoxAfr1 chromosome X, mLoxAfr1.hap2, whole genome shotgun sequence and contains these coding sequences:
- the PABIR3 gene encoding uncharacterized protein PABIR3 isoform X2, whose translation is MRRGAGPNLFSKAAGCSFCFGWRGFLRVVIGERDKGVRFSEVAETIDSPVSIRDVEVEDLLSANLPICERETKRFENFELRSGFLDIDMARQQMELDLEMLPSSTTTDCNILRRSSSAPLISGLGVNSQVFQTDMLRTRRNSTSFMSRPCLEESMGLINRETIYEREVQAAIQINQFGEENLNLVPFLLEVDPGVRACFRMVRAPHRVTTRDSIVRPSSPEAKAPSTVSDQVSLDH
- the PABIR3 gene encoding PABIR family member 2 isoform X6, producing MRRGAGPNLFSKAAGCSFCFGWRGFLRVVIGERDKGVRFSEVAETIDSPVSIRDVEVEDLLSANLPICERETKRFENFELRSGFLDIDMARQQMELDLEMLPSSTTTDCNILRRSSSAPLISGLGVNSQVFQTDMLRTRRNSTSFMSRPCLEESMGLINRETIYEREVQAAIQINQFGEENLNLKPKPHQQYQTKCPWTIKKKR
- the PABIR3 gene encoding PABIR family member 1 isoform X5, with protein sequence MRRGAGPNLFSKAAGCSFCFGWRGFLRVVIGERDKGVRFSEVAETIDSPVSIRDVEVEDLLSANLPICERETKRFENFELRSGFLDIDMARQQMELDLEMLPSSTTTDCNILRRSSSAPLISGLGVNSQVFQTDMLRTRRNSTSFMSRPCLEESMGLINRETIYEREVQAAIQINQFGEENLNLVKWHLKINQRDFPRHDRHAVF
- the PABIR3 gene encoding P2R1A-PPP2R2A-interacting phosphatase regulator 1 isoform X7, with the protein product MRRGAGPNLFSKAAGCSFCFGWRGFLRVVIGERDKGVRFSEVAETIDSPVSIRDVEVEDLLSANLPICERETKRFENFELRSGFLDIDMARQQMELDLEMLPSSTTTDCNILRRSSSAPLISGLGVNSQVFQTDMLRTRRNSTSFMSRPCLEESMGLINRETIYERSQSPINSIRPSVLGPLKRKGEMALEDQPKRFSKA
- the PABIR3 gene encoding P2R1A-PPP2R2A-interacting phosphatase regulator 1 isoform X3; amino-acid sequence: MRRGAGPNLFSKAAGCSFCFGWRGFLRVVIGERDKGVRFSEVAETIDSPVSIRDVEVEDLLSANLPICERETKRFENFELRSGFLDIDMARQQMELDLEMLPSSTTTDCNILRRSSSAPLISGLGVNSQVFQTDMLRTRRNSTSFMSRPCLEESMGLINRETIYEREVQAAIQINQFGEENLNLSDNNLEISSSPNHTNFIPVPPLSSPSRGIEKKPKPHQQYQTKCPWTIKKKR
- the PABIR3 gene encoding P2R1A-PPP2R2A-interacting phosphatase regulator 1 isoform X1, with product MRRGAGPNLFSKAAGCSFCFGWRGFLRVVIGERDKGVRFSEVAETIDSPVSIRDVEVEDLLSANLPICERETKRFENFELRSGFLDIDMARQQMELDLEMLPSSTTTDCNILRRSSSAPLISGLGVNSQVFQTDMLRTRRNSTSFMSRPCLEESMGLINRETIYEREVQAAIQINQFGEENLNLSDNNLEISSSPNHTNFIPVPPLSSPSRGIEKRCFCPSLQTLLSCNSLPPNPIPSPTLQFTT
- the PABIR3 gene encoding uncharacterized protein PABIR3 isoform X4, with amino-acid sequence MRRGAGPNLFSKAAGCSFCFGWRGFLRVVIGERDKGVRFSEVAETIDSPVSIRDVEVEDLLSANLPICERETKRFENFELRSGFLDIDMARQQMELDLEMLPSSTTTDCNILRRSSSAPLISGLGVNSQVFQTDMLRTRRNSTSFMSRPCLEESMGLINRETIYEREVQAAIQINQFGEENLNLVPFLLEVDPGVRACFRMVRAPHRVTTRDSIVRPSSPE